A genomic region of Armatimonadota bacterium contains the following coding sequences:
- a CDS encoding dockerin type I repeat-containing protein: protein MQRNPTLNRCAPVLLAFFAVATPARCGPTAVGGSVDGTWTLAGSPYVCSTTDLTVDSGHSLSIDPGVVVQFDTNRRMQVAGTLTALGAAGSPIIFTSTAPSPVAGAWKQLQFLNTAAAALDHVAVQWAGQGSVAAVQIGTASAPSGPLTVTLTNSAIASCAGFGLAIATDSLARHTVTISGTSIHGAGKGGIDIQSALLTDVVSITGNDLTANSGPAVQVKSQALPAFNSTASAFSGNLPGDVFSLPAFQTVSQNVTLQHDLTVLPGSGGGPTVASNVTLAVQPGVTMRFDANQTLNVYGSLSAAGSAVGPVTFTGVSPLAGAWNGIWLHAFATGSLSRAQVNGAGAQGGPGILADGATLSVADSDFGNLQWHAVDFEDTDTQTHTLSVTRCTFHNVSSGDTGNPAAGVRIGLANPGDVAVLSGNTFTSVDRAISLAPAALPVFNAGPNAVAGNSPDDTVWVDGGSIPDGAAIWERIQAAADLIVPVVATVTFEPGSGLRMGSGAACSVYGRLNVSGQPGSVVTLDGTGGLAGAWGGLQFQPGSTGTLTSAALSNGGANASAELNVNGAGVTAVGCAFLNGSGPGIKLSGSVAVTVKGSLITGNAGNGVADNASGPRTIGGALVDGNDLVANGAFADSAMNDWQEAVGNYWGADSGPYHPTLNPLGLGGTVSDHIHFLPFSGAPRTLPVALLDLLTGPASGIIPISGTAASALLANWTLEYGPGDPPSSYHVFAQGTANVASGLIANWNTAGLNSRLRYSVRLTVQDVLGRVAQSVVVTKSPYGDISGNGEVDLPDAVLAARFARGRGVPTAGQLQTGDVRPADKPDGAITVADVIAILKTVAGLYGNLP from the coding sequence ATGCAGCGTAATCCCACCTTGAACCGGTGCGCGCCGGTCCTGCTCGCGTTCTTTGCGGTGGCCACGCCGGCCCGGTGCGGTCCCACTGCGGTCGGCGGATCCGTCGATGGGACGTGGACCCTTGCCGGCAGCCCGTATGTCTGCTCCACAACCGATCTCACGGTGGACTCGGGCCATTCCCTCTCGATCGACCCGGGTGTGGTGGTGCAGTTCGACACGAACCGCCGGATGCAGGTGGCCGGAACGTTGACCGCTCTGGGCGCCGCAGGCTCGCCGATAATCTTCACGTCCACCGCGCCGTCTCCGGTCGCGGGCGCGTGGAAACAGCTTCAATTCCTGAACACGGCCGCCGCGGCCCTCGACCATGTCGCCGTTCAGTGGGCGGGACAGGGAAGCGTCGCCGCCGTACAAATTGGAACCGCTTCGGCCCCCTCAGGCCCGCTCACCGTCACACTCACAAACTCCGCAATCGCCTCCTGCGCGGGATTCGGCCTGGCCATTGCCACAGACTCTCTGGCCAGGCACACCGTCACTATCTCTGGCACGTCAATTCACGGAGCGGGCAAAGGCGGCATCGATATTCAATCGGCGCTATTGACCGACGTCGTGAGCATCACGGGAAACGATCTCACTGCAAACTCGGGCCCTGCGGTGCAGGTGAAATCGCAGGCTTTGCCGGCCTTCAACTCCACCGCATCCGCCTTCTCCGGAAACCTGCCCGGCGATGTGTTCAGCCTCCCCGCGTTTCAAACGGTCTCTCAGAACGTCACACTCCAGCACGACCTCACCGTCCTGCCCGGGTCCGGCGGGGGCCCAACCGTGGCGTCGAACGTGACCTTGGCCGTACAACCCGGTGTCACCATGCGCTTTGATGCCAACCAGACCCTGAATGTATATGGCTCCCTCTCCGCCGCAGGCAGCGCTGTCGGCCCCGTCACCTTCACCGGAGTGAGTCCCCTCGCTGGGGCCTGGAACGGCATCTGGCTGCACGCCTTCGCTACCGGTAGTCTTTCGCGGGCGCAGGTCAATGGCGCGGGAGCGCAAGGCGGACCGGGTATACTGGCGGACGGAGCCACGCTTTCGGTCGCGGACTCGGATTTCGGCAATCTCCAGTGGCATGCGGTGGACTTCGAGGACACCGATACCCAGACACACACCCTGTCCGTTACGAGATGCACATTTCACAACGTGTCGAGCGGGGACACGGGTAATCCGGCCGCCGGAGTGCGGATCGGGCTCGCAAACCCGGGTGACGTCGCGGTGCTATCGGGCAACACCTTCACATCTGTCGATCGCGCGATTTCACTGGCGCCCGCCGCGCTGCCGGTATTCAACGCCGGGCCGAATGCCGTCGCGGGCAACTCCCCGGACGATACCGTCTGGGTGGACGGCGGCAGCATTCCGGATGGCGCCGCGATTTGGGAGCGCATCCAGGCGGCCGCCGATCTGATCGTGCCGGTCGTCGCGACGGTCACTTTCGAACCTGGATCGGGTCTCCGCATGGGATCCGGCGCAGCCTGTTCCGTATACGGGCGGCTCAACGTGTCGGGACAGCCGGGCTCGGTCGTCACCTTGGACGGAACGGGCGGCCTCGCTGGCGCCTGGGGCGGTCTGCAGTTCCAGCCGGGCTCCACTGGCACACTGACGTCCGCCGCGCTGTCCAACGGAGGGGCTAACGCCTCGGCGGAACTCAATGTGAACGGCGCCGGCGTTACAGCTGTCGGATGCGCATTCCTGAACGGTTCCGGCCCCGGGATCAAATTGTCCGGCTCGGTCGCGGTCACCGTCAAGGGCTCCCTTATCACGGGCAACGCGGGAAACGGAGTTGCGGACAACGCCTCCGGACCGCGGACCATTGGAGGCGCACTGGTCGACGGCAACGACCTCGTAGCGAATGGGGCGTTCGCGGATTCCGCCATGAATGACTGGCAGGAAGCCGTGGGGAACTACTGGGGCGCCGACTCCGGTCCCTACCATCCCACGCTCAATCCGCTGGGCTTGGGAGGCACCGTCAGCGATCACATCCATTTCTTGCCTTTCAGCGGGGCGCCGCGGACGCTTCCGGTGGCTCTTCTTGATCTGCTGACAGGGCCGGCCTCCGGAATCATCCCCATCAGCGGAACCGCCGCCAGTGCGCTTCTGGCGAATTGGACGCTCGAGTACGGTCCGGGTGATCCGCCGTCCTCCTATCACGTCTTCGCGCAGGGGACGGCTAATGTGGCCTCCGGCTTGATCGCCAACTGGAATACCGCCGGATTGAACTCGCGGCTGCGCTACTCCGTCCGCCTGACGGTTCAGGACGTGCTCGGCCGCGTGGCGCAGAGCGTTGTCGTGACCAAATCGCCGTACGGGGACATCTCGGGCAATGGCGAAGTGGACCTGCCGGATGCCGTTCTGGCGGCCAGGTTTGCGAGGGGGCGGGGCGTTCCCACAGCCGGCCAGTTACAGACCGGCGACGTCCGGCCCGCGGATAAGCCGGACGGCGCCATAACCGTCGCGGACGTCATCGCCATCTTGAAGACCGTTGCGGGGCTCTACGGAAACCTCCCCTGA
- a CDS encoding sigma-70 family RNA polymerase sigma factor has product MEALTEPKLVTERTAEAAEPKGVDDTVQTWLERAGRAPLLSTDQVIVLAKRIELGDESAKVALAEGNFRLVVSIAKRFRGHSLPFDDLIQEGNIGLLRAVEKFDYRRGVRFSTYATLWIRQAIIRALAEQSRSIRLPYNVVNQVRRLSRASDTLFQLLGREPTEDELANASAMSVDQVHDLLPLNNEPVSLETPLVEGESTSLGDILVDKGTTEDVPQEELQDRVEHLLSDLDPRERQIVELRFGLQDGSTHTLEEVGKHFHLTKERIRQIEHGAIKKLRHRHAASMGIFRALV; this is encoded by the coding sequence TTGGAAGCGTTGACAGAACCGAAGTTGGTAACGGAGAGGACGGCGGAGGCCGCGGAGCCCAAGGGCGTAGACGACACGGTACAGACCTGGCTGGAGCGCGCAGGACGCGCTCCGCTGCTTAGCACTGACCAGGTCATTGTGCTCGCCAAACGCATCGAACTGGGTGACGAGTCGGCCAAGGTCGCTCTGGCGGAAGGGAACTTCCGCCTGGTTGTCAGCATCGCCAAGCGATTCCGGGGACACAGCCTGCCTTTTGATGACCTTATTCAAGAGGGCAACATCGGCCTGCTGCGCGCCGTGGAGAAATTCGACTATCGGCGCGGGGTACGGTTCAGTACGTATGCTACACTCTGGATCCGCCAGGCCATCATCCGTGCGCTGGCCGAACAGAGCCGAAGCATTCGACTTCCGTACAATGTGGTGAACCAGGTGCGGCGCCTGAGCCGCGCCTCCGACACCCTCTTTCAATTACTGGGCAGAGAGCCTACCGAAGACGAATTGGCCAACGCCAGCGCGATGAGCGTGGACCAGGTCCACGATCTTCTGCCGCTGAACAACGAGCCGGTGAGCCTTGAGACGCCGCTAGTTGAAGGTGAAAGCACCAGTCTGGGAGATATTCTGGTTGACAAAGGCACAACGGAAGACGTGCCTCAAGAGGAATTGCAGGATCGCGTGGAGCATTTGCTGAGCGATCTGGATCCGCGCGAGCGGCAGATCGTGGAGCTTCGCTTCGGCCTGCAGGACGGAAGCACTCACACGTTGGAAGAGGTGGGAAAGCACTTCCACCTCACCAAAGAGCGCATCCGCCAGATTGAACACGGGGCCATCAAGAAATTGCGCCACCGCCACGCCGCCTCGATGGGCATCTTCAGGGCCCTGGTCTAG
- a CDS encoding MGMT family protein gives MPVENHEDVSLTIGARTWLGPFWVATRNGLVIEVGFAAEMPLQYALDDPLGRRVASEIHEFLEGDRRRFDVPIDWTVMPPAYSAILRALYENVSWGDFVTYGELAAMAGYPGAARAAGTACRHNPFAVVVPAHRVIAAGGRIGGFAGRPDLKRALLAREGLGPFKD, from the coding sequence ATGCCCGTCGAAAACCACGAAGACGTAAGTCTCACAATTGGGGCCCGTACCTGGCTCGGCCCGTTTTGGGTCGCTACTCGGAACGGGCTTGTGATCGAGGTCGGGTTCGCCGCTGAAATGCCGCTGCAATATGCGCTAGACGACCCGCTGGGCCGTCGCGTTGCATCCGAAATTCACGAATTTCTGGAGGGCGATCGCCGCCGCTTCGATGTCCCCATCGACTGGACCGTCATGCCTCCCGCCTATTCGGCGATTCTCCGGGCGCTCTACGAAAATGTGTCATGGGGCGACTTCGTGACGTACGGAGAACTGGCGGCGATGGCCGGTTACCCTGGGGCGGCGAGGGCCGCGGGTACCGCCTGCCGTCACAATCCGTTTGCCGTGGTGGTGCCCGCCCACAGGGTCATCGCCGCCGGGGGGCGGATCGGCGGATTCGCTGGCCGGCCGGACCTCAAGCGTGCACTCCTCGCCCGCGAGGGCCTCGGCCCGTTCAAAGACTAA
- a CDS encoding alpha-glucosidase/alpha-galactosidase, producing MPKVTFLGAGSTVFANTLIGDLLSFPEFRDNLHISLHDINQERLSVSEQVAHQMAATLGATPTITAHLDRREALDGAGYALNMIQVGGYEPATVTDFEIPKKYGLRQTIADTLGIGGIMRAVRTIPVMLEFAADMEEVCPDAWLLNYTNPMAMCTWGVSEGSSIRTVGLCHSVFGTAGQLADRAGVPFEEVNYICAGINHMSFYLSFEHKGEDLYPAIKGTIGDTEKWKYDLVRMEVLRRLGYAVTESSEHFAEYVPWFIKRDNPELIEELQIPLDEYPRRCRDQIAGWNALQAKLLAGEELGEHNRSREYGSYIINSIETGTPRVVNANVMNHGLITNLPENCCVEVPCLVDGSGVQPTQIGDLPRQCAAVIRSNVNVQELTVAAVLENDRESLYHAAMMDPHTAAELVPDQIVDLVDELIDAHGEFIPEGLR from the coding sequence ATGCCTAAAGTCACCTTTCTCGGCGCCGGTAGCACAGTATTCGCGAACACACTCATCGGCGACCTCCTGAGCTTCCCGGAATTTCGGGACAACCTCCATATCTCCCTGCACGACATTAACCAGGAACGTCTCTCCGTCAGTGAGCAGGTCGCCCATCAGATGGCGGCTACTTTGGGCGCAACGCCGACCATCACCGCCCATCTGGACCGGAGGGAGGCCCTCGATGGAGCCGGCTACGCTCTGAATATGATCCAGGTCGGCGGCTACGAACCGGCCACGGTAACGGATTTCGAAATCCCGAAGAAATACGGCCTGCGCCAGACCATCGCCGATACCCTCGGTATCGGAGGCATCATGCGCGCGGTTCGCACCATCCCCGTGATGCTGGAGTTCGCCGCCGATATGGAAGAGGTGTGCCCGGACGCCTGGCTGCTGAACTACACCAACCCGATGGCCATGTGCACGTGGGGCGTCAGCGAAGGCAGTAGTATCCGCACCGTGGGCCTCTGCCACAGTGTCTTCGGCACCGCCGGACAGCTTGCGGACAGGGCAGGGGTGCCTTTCGAGGAAGTGAACTACATCTGCGCCGGAATCAACCACATGTCGTTCTACTTGTCCTTCGAGCATAAAGGAGAGGATCTCTATCCCGCCATCAAGGGCACCATCGGCGACACCGAAAAGTGGAAATATGACCTCGTGCGCATGGAAGTTCTCCGCCGCCTCGGGTACGCAGTGACGGAGTCCAGCGAGCATTTTGCCGAGTACGTCCCGTGGTTCATAAAGCGTGACAACCCGGAACTGATTGAGGAATTGCAGATCCCGCTGGACGAATATCCGCGCCGCTGCCGCGACCAGATCGCCGGATGGAACGCCCTCCAGGCGAAATTGCTCGCCGGAGAAGAACTGGGTGAACATAACCGCAGCCGCGAATACGGCTCCTATATCATCAACAGCATCGAGACGGGCACGCCGCGGGTGGTGAATGCCAACGTGATGAACCACGGCCTCATCACCAACCTCCCGGAAAACTGCTGTGTGGAGGTGCCCTGCCTCGTGGACGGCAGCGGCGTTCAGCCCACCCAGATCGGCGACCTCCCGCGCCAGTGCGCCGCCGTCATTCGATCAAACGTCAACGTTCAGGAACTCACCGTGGCCGCCGTTCTGGAAAACGATCGCGAGAGCCTGTACCACGCCGCCATGATGGACCCGCACACCGCCGCGGAACTCGTGCCGGATCAGATCGTCGATCTTGTGGACGAGCTCATCGATGCGCATGGCGAATTCATCCCGGAAGGCTTGCGGTAG